The following are encoded together in the Leuconostoc mesenteroides subsp. mesenteroides ATCC 8293 genome:
- a CDS encoding zinc-binding alcohol dehydrogenase family protein produces the protein MNLLDKIKNIWPFGQSHKMRAIGFERPLLIDQPDAFVEKVIPRPQPDKDELLVKVLASSVNPVDTKMRANYTHDGVFRILGFDAVGVVVEVGQNVQHFSVGDKVYYAGAQLKPGSNADLQVVHEALVGHAPTSLSDEEIAAMPLTSITAYEILHEALCYDLEENSALGHTILIVNGAGGVGSVLIQLAKYIGMTVITTASRTESVTWVKSLGADYILDYHQDLNEQMRKIQHDKVDNIAILQNTDYYWPLATAVIKPFGRIASIVETTEPIDMGPLKNIGAQFSWVFMFAKGNYGVNMQSQGNALNQVARLLDENKIKTTLSKTYHGLSVENIRAATKEVEAGRMIGKVVVKYDEQ, from the coding sequence ATGAATTTATTAGACAAAATAAAAAACATTTGGCCATTTGGTCAAAGTCATAAAATGCGTGCCATTGGATTTGAACGGCCTCTATTAATTGATCAACCGGATGCTTTTGTGGAAAAAGTTATTCCCCGACCACAACCGGATAAAGATGAATTACTAGTTAAAGTTTTGGCCAGCTCTGTCAATCCGGTGGATACAAAAATGAGAGCCAATTATACTCATGATGGCGTTTTTCGTATTTTGGGTTTTGACGCAGTCGGCGTGGTTGTAGAAGTTGGTCAAAATGTTCAACATTTCAGCGTTGGTGATAAAGTTTACTATGCTGGAGCGCAATTGAAACCCGGTTCTAACGCTGACCTTCAAGTTGTTCATGAAGCACTGGTCGGCCATGCCCCTACTTCATTGAGTGATGAAGAAATTGCGGCTATGCCGTTAACATCAATTACAGCCTACGAAATCTTACATGAAGCGTTGTGTTATGATCTTGAGGAAAACAGTGCCTTGGGGCACACAATTTTGATTGTGAATGGTGCTGGTGGTGTTGGATCTGTATTAATTCAATTAGCAAAGTATATCGGGATGACAGTTATCACTACAGCATCTCGCACCGAGTCTGTTACTTGGGTTAAGTCACTTGGCGCTGATTATATCTTAGACTACCATCAAGATTTGAACGAGCAGATGAGAAAGATTCAGCACGATAAAGTTGATAATATTGCGATTTTACAAAATACGGATTATTATTGGCCACTTGCAACAGCCGTTATTAAGCCATTTGGACGAATTGCATCAATTGTTGAAACGACGGAGCCAATTGATATGGGGCCTTTGAAGAACATTGGCGCACAGTTTAGCTGGGTGTTCATGTTTGCGAAGGGGAACTATGGCGTTAATATGCAGTCTCAAGGGAATGCACTTAATCAGGTAGCGCGTTTACTTGATGAGAATAAAATCAAGACGACACTGTCGAAGACTTATCACGGGCTGTCTGTAGAAAATATTCGTGCTGCTACGAAAGAAGTTGAAGCTGGTCGCATGATTGGAAAAGTAGTGGTGAAGTATGACGAACAATAA
- the lepA gene encoding translation elongation factor 4, with product MTELNLNELKERQKHIRNFSIVAHIDHGKSTIADRILEQTHTVAERDMQNQLLDTMDLERERGITIKLNAVEVHYDAKDGETYIFHLIDTPGHVDFSYEVSRALAAAEGAILVVDASQGVEAQTLANVYLALDNDLEILPVINKIDLPAADAEKVRTEIEDVIGIDASEAVLASAKQGIGIPELLEKIVTDLPAPQGDIDAPLRALIFDSAYDAYRGVVVNMRVREGIVKPGDKVRMMNTGAEYEVTEVGVMSPNAQKRDYLMAGDVGYLTAAIKDIHTTHSGDTITLVNNPASEPLSGYQPMTPMVYSGLYPSDNAKYTDLREALEKLQLNDAALTFEPETSQALGFGYRVGFLGLLHMDVIQERLEREFDLDLVTTAPSVTYRVVTNDEETIEIENPSEMPDTPKVKYIEEPYVHAQIMVPNDYVGAVMELAQRKRGEFDTMEYLDDTRVNVKYYMPLSEIIFNFFDKLKSSTRGYASLDYELSSYRQSDLVKIDILLNSEKVDALSFIVHRDFAVERGRIITSKLKEIIPRQNFEIPVQAAIGAKILARTNIKAYRKDVTAKIHTGDPDRRAKLLDKQKRGKARMKSVGSVEVPQEAFMAVLKTEDDAQYARGN from the coding sequence ATGACAGAATTAAATTTGAATGAACTTAAAGAACGACAAAAACACATACGTAATTTTTCAATTGTTGCACACATTGACCATGGAAAATCAACCATAGCTGATCGTATCTTGGAACAGACACATACTGTTGCTGAACGTGACATGCAGAATCAATTACTGGATACGATGGATTTAGAACGTGAACGTGGAATTACGATTAAACTAAATGCGGTCGAAGTTCATTACGACGCTAAAGACGGTGAAACCTACATTTTCCATCTGATTGACACACCAGGACACGTTGATTTCTCTTATGAGGTTTCGCGGGCATTGGCAGCTGCTGAAGGGGCTATACTTGTTGTTGATGCTTCTCAAGGCGTTGAAGCACAAACGTTAGCTAACGTTTATTTGGCCCTAGATAATGACTTGGAAATTCTACCTGTAATTAACAAAATTGATTTACCGGCGGCGGATGCCGAAAAGGTTCGTACGGAAATTGAGGATGTTATTGGCATTGATGCTTCAGAGGCAGTGTTAGCGTCAGCTAAACAAGGCATTGGTATTCCAGAACTGCTGGAAAAAATTGTTACCGATTTACCTGCACCGCAAGGTGATATCGATGCACCACTACGTGCTTTGATTTTTGATTCAGCCTACGATGCTTATCGTGGTGTGGTTGTTAACATGCGTGTACGAGAAGGCATTGTAAAGCCTGGTGACAAGGTTCGTATGATGAACACTGGTGCGGAATATGAGGTCACGGAAGTTGGTGTGATGTCTCCAAATGCTCAGAAACGTGATTACTTGATGGCGGGGGATGTTGGTTACTTAACAGCAGCTATTAAGGACATTCATACGACACATTCTGGTGATACAATTACCCTAGTGAATAATCCAGCCAGTGAACCATTATCCGGATATCAACCGATGACACCTATGGTTTATTCTGGTCTATATCCTTCAGACAACGCTAAGTACACGGATTTACGGGAAGCTTTGGAAAAACTACAGCTCAATGACGCTGCGTTAACATTTGAACCAGAAACTTCACAAGCACTAGGATTTGGGTATCGAGTTGGCTTTTTGGGTTTGCTACACATGGATGTCATTCAAGAGCGACTAGAGCGCGAGTTTGATTTGGACTTGGTGACAACTGCTCCGTCTGTTACTTATCGAGTGGTAACTAATGATGAAGAAACTATTGAGATTGAAAACCCATCCGAAATGCCAGACACGCCCAAAGTGAAATACATTGAAGAGCCCTATGTGCATGCCCAAATTATGGTGCCTAATGATTACGTTGGTGCTGTTATGGAACTTGCGCAACGCAAACGTGGTGAATTTGACACAATGGAATATTTGGATGACACGCGTGTCAATGTCAAGTATTACATGCCTTTGTCCGAAATTATTTTCAATTTCTTTGATAAACTAAAATCGAGCACACGTGGTTACGCTTCACTTGATTATGAGTTATCATCCTACAGACAATCCGACTTGGTCAAAATAGATATTCTGTTAAATAGTGAGAAGGTCGATGCCCTGAGTTTCATTGTTCATCGTGACTTTGCTGTAGAACGAGGACGGATTATTACTTCTAAACTAAAAGAGATCATTCCACGTCAAAACTTTGAAATTCCAGTGCAAGCAGCTATTGGCGCTAAAATATTAGCTCGTACAAACATTAAAGCTTATCGTAAGGATGTCACGGCTAAAATTCATACGGGTGATCCTGATCGTCGTGCGAAGTTGCTCGACAAGCAGAAAAGGGGTAAGGCACGTATGAAGTCTGTTGGTTCAGTCGAGGTACCGCAAGAAGCTTTCATGGCTGTGCTTAAAACGGAGGACGATGCCCAATATGCCCGAGGAAACTAA
- a CDS encoding Gfo/Idh/MocA family oxidoreductase — MLNIAYVGFGKSTNRYHLPYLKLRQDKFHVSRVVTPTLGKRPTEQSELEVTGTVFSTDIDDIIEDETIDLVVVVTPSASHYQVTKQLLLAGKNVMVDKPMAASDIEARDLVNIAYDKKLFLMSFQSRRFDSDFLTVQRVIQNGYLGRLVDLEVHMDHYRPNDGQSNGNEIDGSLFGHGVHLVDQIVSLFGAPNSAAYDIRSTRLLNSPVDDQIEVNLFYPQAFKATIQTTELATIQYPKWQLRGTQGTFIKYEVDEQENDLKTGVMPGDARFGVDTPQNYGHLVYYNQSGDRIDKYIPSIQGDYGRVYDSVYNTLVKGMPKLVSDENMITVMKILSAGLKEKGPHVVKFS; from the coding sequence ATGTTGAATATTGCTTACGTTGGTTTTGGAAAAAGCACAAATCGTTATCATTTACCTTATTTAAAGTTACGGCAAGATAAGTTTCACGTGAGCCGTGTAGTAACACCTACACTTGGGAAAAGGCCAACAGAGCAATCTGAGTTAGAAGTTACTGGTACTGTATTTTCAACAGATATTGATGACATTATTGAAGATGAAACCATCGATCTAGTGGTTGTTGTAACGCCTTCAGCCAGCCATTATCAGGTGACAAAACAACTACTGTTGGCTGGAAAAAATGTTATGGTTGACAAGCCAATGGCTGCTAGTGATATCGAGGCTCGTGATTTGGTCAATATTGCTTATGATAAAAAGTTATTTTTGATGTCATTTCAAAGTAGGCGATTTGATAGTGACTTTTTGACAGTTCAACGGGTTATTCAAAATGGGTACCTCGGTCGTTTAGTTGATCTTGAGGTTCATATGGACCATTATCGACCTAATGACGGACAATCGAATGGTAATGAAATCGACGGATCGCTATTCGGGCATGGTGTTCACTTGGTAGATCAAATTGTGAGTCTCTTTGGTGCACCAAATTCAGCAGCCTACGATATACGTTCTACTCGCTTACTGAATAGTCCTGTAGACGACCAAATTGAGGTTAACCTTTTTTATCCACAAGCTTTTAAAGCAACAATTCAAACCACAGAATTAGCAACAATCCAATATCCAAAATGGCAACTGCGTGGAACACAAGGTACATTTATTAAGTATGAGGTTGATGAGCAGGAAAATGACCTTAAAACTGGTGTTATGCCTGGAGACGCGCGTTTTGGCGTTGACACACCACAAAACTATGGACACTTGGTATACTACAATCAGAGTGGTGATCGCATTGATAAATACATACCTAGTATTCAGGGTGATTATGGCAGAGTCTATGATTCTGTTTATAACACACTGGTCAAAGGTATGCCAAAACTTGTTTCCGATGAAAACATGATTACTGTAATGAAGATACTGTCTGCAGGGTTGAAAGAAAAAGGACCGCACGTCGTTAAATTTTCATGA